A DNA window from Drosophila pseudoobscura strain MV-25-SWS-2005 chromosome 2, UCI_Dpse_MV25, whole genome shotgun sequence contains the following coding sequences:
- the LOC4802323 gene encoding uncharacterized protein, whose protein sequence is MSIEDRLICPHLLRGRSPNSIAYSMNPNWFHQEDLLRSVYSEQDLQSECQIMGLMMSVSRSRRSLHPSVLRRVGGMDNKTQPEPTDADVVFGICDKSPPELRCGWGKSRIEWLWQLERQKKLNQAWLEPCGSIDLARSGSRTSTDIRGKNKGKSRRHQPGCWSWMRHSCGLGLDSGSLDSLDVPYCCRETSS, encoded by the coding sequence atgAGCATCGAGGACCGATTGATTTGTCCACATCTTCTGCGGGGCAGATCGCCCAACTCAATTGCCTACAGTATGAATCCCAATTGGTTTCATCAGGAGGACCTGCTGCGGTCCGTCTACAGCGAACAGGACCTGCAATCGGAATGCCAAATTATGGGTCTAATGATGTCCGTGTCCAGGTCAAGGCGGTCGCTGCACCCGTCTGTCCTCAGACGAGTCGGTGGCATGGACAACAAAACGCAACCCGAACCAACCGATGCCGACGTGGTCTTTGGCATTTGCGACAAATCGCCACCAGAGCTTCGCTGTGGTTGGGGCAAATCCCGCAtcgagtggctgtggcagctggAGCGACAGAAAAAGCTGAACCAAGCCTGGTTAGAGCCGTGCGGCAGCATCGACCTGGCCAGAAGTGGTAGCCGCACTAGTACTGACATCCGTGGCAAGAACAAGGGCAAGAGCAGGCGGCATCAACCAGGCTGCTGGTCCTGGATGCGTCACAGCTGCGGCTTGGGCCTCGATTCCGGCAGCCTGGACAGCCTGGACGTGCCCTATTGCTGCCGCGAGACGAGTTCGTGA